The Mangrovibacterium diazotrophicum DNA window CAGTAAGCTTTATTTTCGCTGTTATAACTAATATCACCCACGAAGCCGAAACTATTTGTCAATTTATACACAAATTTGGCGTAACCTACTTTATTGAATTTATTATTAAATTCCTTTTTGATTGGTTCCTTATCCTCCTGCCCTTCATTGTTCACATAGGGATTGTGATAATCGGTATAATTTTGATGTTCAAGTCTTGCGCCCAAACTCAACTCCAATCTCGATCCAAAATTGAAATCATCTGATGCGTAAAGCGCTGTCCGACTATATTTGTCATGACTAATAGTTCCCCATGCGCCACTAAAGACGACAGTATCATCGTTGGGAGACATACTTAGTAACACCGGATTTGGTTCTACCGACATTAAATATGCTCCTCCGTAAGTCGTATATTCTCTATTGTTATTCTGATACGTTGCACCAATTCGAACACTATGATTTTTGATTTTTTTGTTCATCTCCAGTCTGGTGACAAAATATTCACAGTCGGACTGCGGCATCAACTGGTTATACATCATTTGCACGTGACGACCTTCATACACATCAGAACTTCCAGCTTTATAGAAATTCATATAAGAATAGGGTGACTCCTGCGTATCCCAAATCATCAAACTTAAAGGGAATTCAATAATCAATGGAGATTTCATGTTCTGATAAAGAGCCGAATAATCGAGTTTCCAACCATTGTCAAAACGGTGATCTCCCATTAAGTAAATATTATGTGATTTAGACTTAGAGAATTCATCTTTCGTCAGATCAGCCCACTGTGCATCCCCCATAACATCTCGATAAGGAATCAGACCGTTTCTGGGGAAATAAGAATCTTTCCCTAATCTAAATCCAGGATATTCTTCGACTTCTCCATCTCCTTTGTAGATTACCGGGAAATAAGCCGTAGCTCCGATTTGAGCTTCAACGTATTTATAGAGTAACTTTACGCTACCTTTCTTATACTTTTTACTAATGGCAAATTTAGCATTCGATGTTTTGTTATCCCAAGGTGTATACATGAGATTGGTTCCGTAGCCCCGGTCGAATGATTGATACGCACTGACCATATATCCCCACCCCTTATTACCAAGAGGTCCGGTAACTGTCATATCAAATCTGGAAGACCCAACACTACTTATAAAAGAAGATGCATACCCTTGAAATTTACGACCAGGATCTCTATCGTAACTTTGAACAGCAAAACCAACCTTACCATATAATAAGGCACCTTCTTCAAAAGAGAGGAGCCCCATCCGACCTAAGCTGTTATCAACATTCCAAGCAAACGTCGGCATCGTCGGCCAAAAAGAAAATACGACAGGAACACCATTCTCCAAAATAACGATATCGCCTCGAAACGGCAAACCAATATTCACCTCGCGCGGACCAGTTGCTGCATCGGCGTTAAGCATTACATTACGATTCTTCTCTTCCTTCCGGTGAGCAATTGAGCTCTCCAACACAATAACGGTATCAATCTTTGCTTCCTGAGCAAAAGTATATACGCTCGGAGTGAGCAACAATGTCAAAAAGCAGAGATAAAAAAATGTTTTTTTCATTTCTATATTATTAGGTTTAAACGTTAAATCAATGATTAGCAGAATGCCATTTCAATTTTGTTGATCTAGTTTGGTAATCATTTTCGTTCAAACCTATACAATGATATTTAATCAAACGTCTATCTATGCTGACCCAAGAAAATAGACGTATATCTAATCAAGCATTGACAAGTACAGATTCCTGAGGATTCTCTATTTCTGACACTTACATGATTATCTAAACACAAAAAAGAGCAAAGAAAAATTGTTTGGATTTGATTTTTATATTCGATAAAACGATCGATCTCTCCCCTTTAACCGTCCGCCAGCATCGTGAATAAAGAGATTGGATATACTCTCCCTTTTTAAAGAGCTAGCTAATGTTGAAATGTAGATAAAGGATCAAGTAGCAAAACTGAAGACGATCCAAAACGTTGAATAATTGGCGTTGAATTGTGTTCTTCGGAATCACCAACGAGAGAACGAAAGGATGGTAAAAACTGGCTTGATAAAGGTTTGTTCGCCGGGAGATAACGTGTTTTTTAGTTCTCGGATAAGAACATCTTAGACAAGAAGGAATCTCAACAAGTCCAAGTCTTTGATTCTGATATTTACGATACAATTGTAATAGTTCTATTTAAGAACCAATAACTGATTTCTTATACTCACTTGGAGTCATTTCTGTATACTTTTTGAAAAAGTTATTGAATGCAGCTTTAGAATTAAATCCACATTCAAAAGAAATCGCGACAATTGACCAGTCTTTATATTTGGGAGAAACAATCATGTTTTTTGCGCACTCAACCCGGTATTCATTCACAAAAGTGTAGAAGTTCTTCTGGAGATTCTCATTGAGCACCTGACTGATATAATATTTGGGGATGCCTGTCGCGTCAGAGAGTTTAGCAACTGTAAGTTCATGATCTTTCCATGCTTTGTGTTGATTCATATATTCGATCAACAAATTCAGATATTCCTCGGCTTTCTGGTCTTTCAATCCTGATTTTTTATAACGATCGGACGAGGATTCTGTGTGCTCCAAATTCTCGTTCAAGCTGATCGAATCTTCGCCAGTAATTAGCTGTTGCTGCTTAAGTCCAAAAAAACTGAGGATATAAACAAAAACAAGTAAAGCTCCACTTCGAAACATTTCAACGTTCCTAAATGCTGAGTCAATCGTC harbors:
- a CDS encoding porin family protein — encoded protein: MKKTFFYLCFLTLLLTPSVYTFAQEAKIDTVIVLESSIAHRKEEKNRNVMLNADAATGPREVNIGLPFRGDIVILENGVPVVFSFWPTMPTFAWNVDNSLGRMGLLSFEEGALLYGKVGFAVQSYDRDPGRKFQGYASSFISSVGSSRFDMTVTGPLGNKGWGYMVSAYQSFDRGYGTNLMYTPWDNKTSNAKFAISKKYKKGSVKLLYKYVEAQIGATAYFPVIYKGDGEVEEYPGFRLGKDSYFPRNGLIPYRDVMGDAQWADLTKDEFSKSKSHNIYLMGDHRFDNGWKLDYSALYQNMKSPLIIEFPLSLMIWDTQESPYSYMNFYKAGSSDVYEGRHVQMMYNQLMPQSDCEYFVTRLEMNKKIKNHSVRIGATYQNNNREYTTYGGAYLMSVEPNPVLLSMSPNDDTVVFSGAWGTISHDKYSRTALYASDDFNFGSRLELSLGARLEHQNYTDYHNPYVNNEGQEDKEPIKKEFNNKFNKVGYAKFVYKLTNSFGFVGDISYNSENKAYWDYTYRDSEGKAVDENGLTASEGGHPRTTEPGSYETAVTKMGGGVYLNIGKQISLVSMLTSIKKNEVPGAATLDDPSGSGLRADFGPEFYNIETMGWSTDITAQLFRNFNIHYLLTLQNPQYKDYEVSGFGQTLSYSDKTIPALSKVLMEIDPSYMFAQGKLKAWVSLRYFGKQYSNETNAFSWNPWWENFGGLDYMVNRKLTLKLQVVNFLDQSGVKGAIQGGSQIDSDEDYIGKPIVANAIRPRTVELKVDFKF